The stretch of DNA CGAGAGAACTATACGAAATGTTACTACCCATTGCCTGAGGCCCAGGGCAAGGCCTGCTTCTCTGTATGTCAGCGGGACTAGCTTGAGGGATTCTTCTGTGGTTCTAGCAACAATTGGGAACATGATAAGCGATAGTGCAAATGCGCCGGCCCACAACGAAAAATGCCCTAATAACAAAACTATGGTCAAAAACGCAAAGATCCCCAAAACAATAGACGGAAACTCCATGAACACGTCATTGAAAAATCGAACTGTTCTACCAAGCTTGTTGTTGCCAAATTCCGACAGAAATATTCCAGACATCACTCCAATTGGAATGCCAATCAGGCTAGACATGCCTATTATGATCAGTGTACCCTGAATGGCAGGCCCAATTCCACCCTGACCAGTTCCTATTGCGCCTGGAACTTGGGTCAGAAATTCTATTGAAATAGCAGCTAGGCCGTTTTTGAAAACCTCTACCAGAATGCTGCCCAGAGGTATGATCGCAATTACCACACATGCAAGAACTATGCCCATTGCAATTTTGTCAATGATTAGTCTACCCCTGACATTGTGTCTGAATAATGATCTGTATTCCGCCCTTTTCTGAATCGAGGACATCATGTGTTTATCACTCCTTCTTTTACTTTGAGCATTCTAGATACCAACAAGTGT from Candidatus Nitrosotenuis aquarius encodes:
- the pstA gene encoding phosphate ABC transporter permease PstA yields the protein MMSSIQKRAEYRSLFRHNVRGRLIIDKIAMGIVLACVVIAIIPLGSILVEVFKNGLAAISIEFLTQVPGAIGTGQGGIGPAIQGTLIIIGMSSLIGIPIGVMSGIFLSEFGNNKLGRTVRFFNDVFMEFPSIVLGIFAFLTIVLLLGHFSLWAGAFALSLIMFPIVARTTEESLKLVPLTYREAGLALGLRQWVVTFRIVLSAAKNGMITGILLAVARISGETAPLIMTVLGSSQFFAGFDSPMDALPLRIWRLSLLPYDSAQLQGWGAACVLIMIILAINIGVRYYFATKSSSRGKLFYRIMGGKKQ